From a region of the Sporosarcina ureilytica genome:
- a CDS encoding S-layer homology domain-containing protein, which yields MSKKNINTKKFLTGAITATMVASAVAPVAALAADEATPSKFTDIENYAQSTQDKINALVAAGIITGTSETTFEPAKHITRGQVVKLLGRYLVEAGIAEAPADWETNERFSDLPVTFSDKDLVKNAAIVFEAGVFQGNNGVLNSAGEITRENMALVLDRAAEAITGVTLIEAAEGLENNVTDLGLAKDEAKEAIQALNALEISTVEKFMPKNSVQRVHFATFLSNAIEVIEAIEVGDEVEVVSVSAIDATTLEVTVTGDASNLTAEDFEFNNDLKVLDVEIVEAEVSAATTEKTTKLRLTTSEQEEGVTYSLVALKGEKLETTVEVQPVEVKELVVASVSAINTTVDEAGTLEFAINGEDKAADLEALEEAGYSVEFLASKNVFTGGKNKSTDGVVDAVEGTTFEYQVVITKGDEKYTSERQAVEVQDYAATVTAITKVETTVKSLEVADGKLALGDRAQITVKGTVKGNNKEQTLPATYKVDRPAVLTVDAQGEVTPAAKGTATVTVTVGDKTETVTYTVGDARTVDVSKSTINQSAIEVAAGKTAKVTVELKDQYGLAFNASEVTAKNAEEVTVLAKAGEVAQAKDNDGQDIAGKYEITLTASAKAETGDVVIKADSTEIGKVNVTVKEAGEVASYKLEVVTNTEFDLKTNAGQENKPLTLKAFDKAGLEVKDQPLLGTGFELVSQDKNVATIVSDNQVKLAATAKAGDKVTVVANKLTGAFKDQVAEIEFTVIDSTPVITDVKFTSTPAITAASSIDLDKILSVTAEGSKGEVKVAYTVADNANINIFEANADGAATDVKLGTVQLTKLPTGLGVSFAQVQDTAKATVDVVLVPQTNGGQSPQLAQNKGSFNIAVIDKDNNFKGDTTIDVNITSITAAAEKLASVKAFGYDGEDVVVKKDEADLGNVVQKAVTLDKVANFLNVQYGATLNVENIKAENGTIKITGPLLSAADFKKIKGDKAGAYRLTIEDVAKIAISADGTAVFEALR from the coding sequence ATGAGTAAGAAAAACATAAATACAAAAAAATTTTTAACAGGAGCAATTACTGCAACAATGGTAGCATCAGCAGTTGCTCCAGTTGCAGCGCTTGCAGCTGACGAAGCGACACCATCAAAGTTTACCGATATCGAGAATTATGCTCAGTCAACTCAAGATAAAATCAATGCACTAGTTGCTGCAGGTATTATCACAGGTACTTCAGAGACGACTTTCGAACCAGCTAAACATATTACACGCGGTCAAGTTGTTAAATTACTAGGTCGTTATTTAGTAGAAGCTGGTATTGCAGAAGCACCAGCTGACTGGGAAACAAATGAGCGTTTTTCTGATCTACCTGTTACATTCAGTGACAAAGATCTAGTGAAAAATGCTGCAATCGTTTTCGAAGCAGGTGTATTCCAAGGTAATAATGGCGTGTTGAATTCAGCGGGTGAAATCACACGTGAAAACATGGCGCTTGTTTTAGACCGTGCTGCAGAAGCAATTACAGGAGTAACATTAATTGAAGCGGCTGAAGGTCTAGAAAACAATGTAACAGACCTTGGTCTAGCAAAAGACGAAGCGAAAGAAGCAATCCAAGCACTTAACGCTTTGGAAATTTCTACAGTTGAAAAGTTCATGCCAAAAAACAGCGTTCAACGTGTTCACTTCGCAACATTCTTATCAAACGCGATTGAAGTGATTGAAGCAATCGAAGTGGGCGATGAAGTTGAAGTTGTATCGGTAAGTGCAATCGACGCTACTACATTAGAAGTAACTGTTACAGGTGACGCTTCAAATTTAACTGCAGAAGACTTCGAATTCAATAACGACCTAAAAGTACTTGATGTAGAAATTGTTGAAGCAGAAGTAAGTGCAGCAACTACAGAAAAAACTACAAAACTTCGCCTAACAACTTCTGAACAAGAAGAAGGCGTTACTTACAGTTTAGTAGCTTTAAAAGGTGAAAAACTTGAAACTACAGTAGAAGTTCAACCTGTAGAAGTTAAAGAACTTGTCGTGGCATCAGTAAGTGCAATTAACACTACTGTTGATGAGGCAGGAACTTTAGAATTTGCAATTAACGGTGAAGATAAAGCGGCAGATTTAGAAGCTTTAGAAGAAGCTGGATATTCAGTTGAATTTTTGGCGTCTAAAAATGTATTTACAGGTGGAAAAAACAAGTCTACTGACGGTGTAGTAGATGCAGTAGAAGGCACTACATTTGAGTATCAAGTAGTAATTACTAAAGGTGACGAGAAATATACATCAGAACGTCAAGCAGTAGAAGTGCAAGATTATGCTGCTACAGTTACTGCAATCACTAAAGTAGAAACTACTGTTAAATCTTTAGAAGTAGCTGATGGGAAATTAGCATTGGGTGATAGAGCTCAAATTACTGTAAAAGGTACGGTAAAAGGAAATAATAAAGAGCAAACATTACCAGCAACATATAAAGTAGACCGCCCAGCGGTGTTAACTGTAGATGCACAAGGTGAAGTAACACCTGCAGCGAAAGGAACTGCTACAGTTACAGTAACAGTTGGCGACAAAACTGAAACAGTAACATACACAGTAGGCGACGCACGTACAGTGGATGTATCCAAATCAACAATTAACCAATCGGCAATTGAAGTAGCAGCAGGTAAAACAGCTAAAGTAACAGTTGAATTAAAAGACCAGTATGGTTTAGCATTCAATGCTTCAGAAGTAACAGCTAAAAATGCTGAAGAAGTAACAGTACTTGCTAAAGCTGGCGAAGTAGCACAAGCTAAAGATAATGACGGCCAGGATATTGCTGGTAAATACGAAATCACATTAACAGCATCTGCAAAAGCGGAGACTGGTGACGTAGTAATTAAAGCAGATTCTACTGAAATCGGCAAAGTTAACGTAACAGTTAAAGAAGCTGGTGAAGTTGCATCATACAAACTAGAAGTTGTTACTAACACAGAATTCGATCTTAAAACGAATGCCGGTCAAGAAAACAAACCGCTTACACTTAAAGCATTCGATAAAGCTGGCTTAGAAGTTAAGGACCAGCCATTATTAGGTACGGGCTTTGAATTAGTTTCACAAGATAAAAATGTAGCTACAATCGTTAGCGATAATCAAGTTAAATTAGCAGCAACTGCTAAAGCTGGTGACAAGGTAACAGTTGTAGCAAACAAACTAACAGGAGCATTCAAAGATCAAGTAGCTGAAATTGAATTTACAGTAATAGATTCAACGCCAGTAATTACTGATGTGAAATTCACTTCTACACCTGCTATTACAGCCGCATCTAGCATCGACCTAGATAAAATCTTATCAGTTACAGCTGAAGGTTCAAAAGGCGAAGTTAAAGTTGCTTACACAGTAGCAGATAATGCAAACATCAATATTTTTGAAGCTAATGCTGATGGTGCAGCAACAGATGTTAAACTAGGTACAGTACAATTAACAAAATTACCAACTGGTTTAGGTGTGTCATTTGCTCAAGTACAAGATACTGCCAAAGCTACAGTTGATGTTGTATTAGTTCCACAAACTAATGGTGGCCAATCACCTCAGCTAGCACAAAACAAAGGTTCATTCAACATTGCAGTTATTGACAAAGATAATAACTTCAAAGGCGACACTACAATTGATGTGAATATTACAAGCATCACAGCTGCGGCAGAAAAATTAGCAAGTGTTAAAGCTTTTGGTTATGATGGCGAGGATGTAGTAGTCAAGAAAGATGAAGCAGACCTTGGAAACGTTGTACAAAAAGCTGTAACTCTTGATAAAGTAGCCAACTTCCTGAATGTTCAATACGGTGCAACATTAAACGTAGAAAACATCAAAGCTGAAAATGGTACAATTAAAATTACTGGACCATTATTATCTGCTGCTGATTTCAAAAAAATCAAAGGCGATAAAGCTGGTGCTTACCGTTTAACAATTGAAGATGTTGCGAAAATCGCAATCTCTGCTGACGGTACTGCAGTATTTGAAGCACTTCGTTAA
- a CDS encoding S-layer homology domain-containing protein, with protein MKRYSLFSILFVIISIVLFPEITEANTKKTAVYFSELNDEYSQITRPGGTHTFYGNASPVDAKNKYSSIWDKQLKVFHSLKQDGYDVEIIDEKDLTNQATLQKYDSIVLVYGVLMTHEQRQVLKQYIRDGGGLVSIYAGARNEADPKLWRTNSLDLTPLIFKTQSWIWEWDNLSEVLSSGFVSDNAVKNLRIVPGTKTHPIIRNAEKTLGRSLELYNDRSIGEWVEVLSPYSGYVVPLLQIDQATPIQGKPEYVKRGTPMALATEYGDGRVIYIGFKMFDFLEVDAPEAEWRDNTRGLAYSGTHGAKDARVFLNESINWTGDNVHKKRVLQYDVNLTMSELRAYQSPQRDYVLYGTARVQNAGDTPVRGTLIVEVFDPNGKRVGNYERYLGGLTPYHVKAGPQNQSINPHDEKFVFRLPLNSISGNYEVRTSFLEGHRDLKGYKIRASSMYMNKRGTAPAVFSKQQPFKDVQRNDDAYASVENLASLGVIRGYGNGIFRPNAQVTRKQAVDMILKSTNTPVRKGLTLAASDLKKSSPDYDLIATAVHNGLLKIENGKVRPYEQMTRGEVANALVNGFKFQAIPNHSFKDVALSNKHYREIHILSQLEVAKGYIDTNTFKPNEPLTRKNFSAFLDRSLRAVQQ; from the coding sequence ATGAAAAGATATTCTCTGTTCAGTATACTTTTTGTCATCATTTCTATAGTACTATTTCCAGAAATAACAGAAGCAAACACAAAGAAAACTGCAGTCTACTTTTCTGAGTTAAATGATGAATATTCACAGATTACAAGACCAGGTGGAACACATACATTTTATGGTAATGCTAGTCCAGTTGACGCAAAAAATAAATATAGTTCAATTTGGGATAAGCAATTAAAAGTATTCCACTCATTAAAACAAGATGGCTATGACGTAGAAATCATTGATGAAAAAGATTTGACGAATCAAGCAACACTTCAAAAGTACGATTCAATTGTTCTCGTTTACGGCGTATTAATGACACATGAACAACGCCAAGTATTGAAACAATATATTCGTGACGGAGGTGGATTGGTCTCCATTTATGCAGGCGCACGTAACGAAGCGGATCCGAAGTTATGGAGAACAAATTCGCTAGACTTAACACCTCTAATTTTCAAAACCCAGTCATGGATTTGGGAATGGGACAACTTGTCTGAAGTATTATCTTCAGGATTCGTCTCTGATAATGCGGTGAAAAATTTACGGATCGTTCCAGGTACGAAAACGCATCCTATAATCCGTAATGCAGAAAAAACGCTTGGGCGTTCGTTGGAATTATACAATGACCGTTCAATTGGTGAATGGGTGGAAGTATTATCCCCTTATTCAGGATATGTTGTGCCATTATTACAAATAGACCAAGCGACACCCATTCAAGGCAAACCAGAATACGTCAAACGTGGGACGCCAATGGCTTTGGCAACTGAATATGGTGACGGACGGGTCATTTATATTGGCTTTAAAATGTTCGATTTCTTAGAAGTTGATGCACCGGAAGCGGAGTGGCGTGATAACACGAGAGGTCTGGCCTATTCAGGGACACACGGCGCTAAGGATGCACGCGTATTTTTAAATGAGTCCATAAACTGGACAGGTGACAATGTACATAAAAAACGCGTTTTACAATACGATGTGAATCTAACGATGTCTGAACTACGTGCCTACCAGAGCCCACAACGCGACTATGTGCTATATGGAACGGCTCGTGTTCAAAACGCGGGAGACACGCCGGTACGTGGCACGCTAATCGTTGAAGTTTTTGATCCAAATGGAAAACGTGTAGGGAATTATGAGCGTTATTTAGGTGGACTTACTCCATATCATGTAAAAGCAGGTCCTCAAAATCAAAGTATTAATCCACATGATGAGAAATTTGTTTTCCGCCTTCCATTAAATTCAATAAGCGGGAATTACGAAGTGAGAACTTCGTTTTTAGAAGGTCATCGAGATTTAAAAGGTTATAAGATTCGCGCTTCTTCTATGTATATGAACAAACGCGGAACGGCACCTGCTGTATTTTCCAAGCAACAACCGTTTAAAGATGTACAACGTAATGATGATGCCTATGCATCTGTTGAAAACTTAGCAAGCTTAGGGGTAATCCGCGGATATGGAAATGGCATATTCCGTCCAAATGCCCAAGTAACACGTAAACAAGCTGTTGATATGATTTTAAAATCAACAAATACACCAGTACGTAAAGGGTTAACATTAGCAGCTTCAGATTTGAAAAAATCATCACCGGATTATGATTTAATTGCAACTGCAGTGCATAATGGTCTACTAAAGATAGAAAATGGTAAAGTTCGTCCATATGAGCAAATGACGCGTGGCGAGGTCGCCAATGCATTGGTAAATGGGTTTAAATTCCAAGCAATCCCTAATCATTCATTTAAAGATGTAGCTCTTTCAAATAAACACTACCGGGAAATACACATCCTATCTCAACTAGAAGTAGCTAAAGGATATATAGACACGAATACATTTAAACCGAATGAACCATTAACACGTAAGAACTTTTCAGCATTTTTAGACCGCTCATTACGTGCGGTACAACAATAA
- a CDS encoding S-layer homology domain-containing protein: protein MRFRRLSILIGFIGLIVFGTTLVNPNRASANSVKFTDVDRGSSHYDGIYWLVNKGAVNGYPDRTFRGSNPLIRPHAAKLFVGALELEKLASSEVTSYFNDVKPTDNYADYIATVGKEGIFQGDNRNFMPEKRLTREQMATTLVRAFDLESKGRHVKINLDNVGISHKENVQILADLGFTTETDNFRPKDAITRAQFATFLYRISTGNVPLKIVTTPYGYNFSAMVDKQMAITGTGRPKTDIAATWYEASRKMVEYYSNPNNYNEDSIGFYQFLKLSGSVGLSEAELNEILADGGILKNKGAAFLQASTTHNVNEMYLIAHSYLETGRGTSELATGEHRVGLDEEGNAVMVTDANKDSLTDIKQVYNLFGIGAADRCPQTCGSVYAYNAGWFTVEAAIDGGAKFIAGNYFEVGQDTLYKMRWNPSTPPSKPEKHQYATDVAWAVKQTNRMGAMLDELYGKLPNVSMVYEIPQFNNTPSKSTLPTGEAIFRIDTNHPHVGKKAKVTADDGASLVNFRTVPTTSTAFGNTVIEKLPLDTEVIILAENTNWYKVKVGSKEGWISGTYLEIEGVEPASFIASMAESIEVNEEVSASQEKVIGETIEDGVALRGTPTETGTVLQELPIGTEVEILEEQNDWLKVDFANQEGWIPVESITINHVVELK, encoded by the coding sequence ATGAGGTTTAGAAGATTATCCATATTAATTGGATTTATCGGACTGATTGTATTTGGTACGACTTTAGTAAATCCGAATCGTGCATCTGCAAATTCGGTTAAGTTTACTGATGTAGATAGAGGAAGTTCACATTACGACGGGATTTATTGGTTGGTGAATAAAGGGGCGGTGAATGGGTATCCTGATAGGACTTTCCGAGGAAGTAATCCATTGATCCGACCGCATGCAGCAAAATTGTTTGTTGGCGCTTTGGAACTTGAAAAACTAGCAAGTAGTGAAGTGACATCTTATTTTAATGATGTAAAACCAACTGACAATTATGCAGATTACATTGCAACAGTAGGAAAAGAAGGCATTTTTCAAGGGGATAATCGTAACTTCATGCCCGAAAAACGGTTAACACGTGAACAGATGGCTACTACTCTAGTAAGAGCGTTTGACCTAGAAAGCAAGGGTAGGCATGTCAAAATCAATCTAGACAATGTTGGGATAAGTCATAAAGAAAATGTTCAGATATTGGCCGATTTGGGCTTCACAACGGAAACGGACAACTTTAGACCAAAAGATGCAATTACACGCGCGCAGTTTGCGACGTTTTTATATCGAATTTCCACAGGAAACGTGCCTTTGAAAATTGTTACTACGCCTTATGGTTACAATTTTAGTGCGATGGTAGATAAACAAATGGCGATTACGGGTACAGGGAGACCTAAGACGGATATCGCTGCAACATGGTATGAAGCTAGCAGGAAAATGGTAGAGTATTATTCGAATCCAAATAACTATAATGAGGATTCCATTGGATTTTATCAATTTCTTAAGTTATCGGGAAGTGTTGGCCTGAGTGAAGCGGAATTAAATGAAATTTTAGCTGATGGCGGGATTTTAAAAAATAAAGGGGCTGCATTTTTACAAGCAAGTACTACACATAATGTGAATGAGATGTATTTAATTGCCCATTCTTACCTTGAAACAGGAAGAGGTACATCTGAATTAGCAACTGGAGAGCATCGGGTAGGTTTAGATGAAGAGGGCAATGCGGTAATGGTAACCGATGCAAATAAAGACAGTTTAACAGATATTAAACAAGTATATAATTTATTTGGAATCGGAGCAGCAGATCGATGCCCGCAAACTTGCGGTTCAGTTTATGCATATAACGCGGGATGGTTTACGGTGGAAGCAGCGATTGATGGCGGAGCAAAATTTATCGCTGGGAATTATTTTGAGGTGGGACAAGATACCCTTTATAAAATGCGCTGGAATCCAAGTACGCCGCCAAGTAAGCCGGAAAAGCATCAGTATGCAACGGACGTAGCCTGGGCTGTGAAACAAACAAATCGAATGGGCGCAATGCTTGACGAACTATATGGCAAGTTGCCGAATGTATCGATGGTGTACGAGATTCCACAGTTCAACAATACGCCATCAAAATCCACATTACCAACGGGTGAAGCGATTTTCCGAATCGATACAAATCATCCACATGTAGGGAAAAAGGCAAAGGTTACAGCGGATGATGGTGCGAGCTTAGTGAACTTTAGAACAGTACCAACGACTTCGACTGCATTCGGAAATACAGTGATTGAAAAACTTCCACTGGATACAGAAGTTATTATTCTAGCTGAAAATACGAATTGGTATAAAGTGAAAGTAGGAAGTAAAGAAGGATGGATTTCAGGTACTTATCTGGAAATAGAAGGTGTCGAACCTGCTAGTTTCATTGCAAGTATGGCTGAATCAATTGAAGTCAATGAGGAAGTAAGTGCTTCACAAGAAAAGGTTATTGGGGAAACAATTGAGGATGGTGTGGCACTGAGAGGAACACCAACAGAAACAGGTACTGTGCTTCAAGAATTACCAATTGGAACAGAGGTTGAGATTCTCGAAGAACAAAATGATTGGTTGAAAGTTGATTTTGCCAATCAAGAGGGCTGGATTCCAGTCGAGTCGATTACTATTAATCATGTAGTAGAACTGAAGTGA
- a CDS encoding S8 family serine peptidase, which translates to MKRFLLAFMFLMFIGFIWPPSPPNDVFGSPEQSIETEETDRMLVKVVDEVGHETVTSIATAEVAQLTEEFVVLEPDYIRSAGPFIESTQMISWGTERVGTKQMAYVIPPKKDDVIVAVIDTGVDYTHAFLRNRVVRGYDVIVNSPNAMDVHYHGTHVAGIIVDSTPSNVKVMPIRALNEEGKGYDSHLAKGIVYAVDNGAHIINMSISGEKYSNHLAAAIDYALEKDVLVVVSSGNDGANTANYYPAGEPKVIVVSATDQHDRIARFSNTGATVDLSAPGVDIISSIPSGRYASMNGTSMAAPYVSGIAAMLKLDDPTRSIQEIERLLKKYVDDRGVIGWDRFFGEGIVNVASFDERPIVKNEPPIVRLKKTSFNINKDEEMTVDLSRYVTDPEGDPLTFSADSGQISESMFHFKTEMIGQHTVTVSVTDGKSTPINFTLYIIVEAVDKIEIPDGTKSKQFKTFPKQLDTALDTEWSIKFNRELTERNIIDIKLLKGDKEVPISLTSNLNEKEIIVSPDRPYEPKMNYRLLILVEKGKSYQMEFVTID; encoded by the coding sequence ATGAAAAGGTTTTTATTAGCGTTTATGTTCTTAATGTTTATTGGCTTTATATGGCCTCCGTCACCTCCCAACGATGTCTTTGGATCGCCAGAGCAATCGATTGAAACAGAGGAAACCGACCGGATGCTCGTCAAAGTAGTGGATGAGGTTGGTCATGAAACGGTGACAAGTATTGCGACAGCCGAAGTTGCACAATTAACGGAAGAGTTCGTCGTACTTGAACCCGATTATATACGTTCAGCAGGACCATTTATCGAAAGTACCCAAATGATTTCTTGGGGAACAGAAAGAGTCGGTACCAAGCAGATGGCGTATGTGATTCCCCCCAAAAAGGATGATGTCATTGTTGCCGTCATTGATACGGGTGTTGATTATACACACGCTTTTTTAAGAAACCGAGTTGTTCGCGGTTATGATGTGATTGTGAATAGTCCCAATGCGATGGACGTTCATTACCACGGTACACATGTCGCAGGGATTATCGTTGATTCGACACCTTCAAATGTAAAAGTCATGCCGATTCGTGCGTTAAATGAAGAGGGTAAAGGCTATGATTCTCATTTAGCAAAAGGGATTGTATATGCTGTCGACAATGGTGCTCATATTATTAACATGAGCATTAGTGGAGAAAAGTACTCAAACCACTTGGCAGCGGCAATCGATTATGCACTCGAAAAAGACGTGCTTGTCGTTGTCTCATCGGGAAATGACGGTGCTAACACGGCAAACTACTATCCAGCAGGAGAACCAAAAGTGATTGTCGTCTCTGCGACCGATCAGCATGACAGGATTGCTCGTTTCAGCAATACAGGCGCAACAGTAGACCTATCCGCACCAGGTGTTGACATTATTTCAAGTATTCCTAGTGGGCGTTATGCCAGCATGAATGGGACATCGATGGCAGCCCCGTATGTGAGCGGTATCGCGGCGATGTTAAAGCTAGATGATCCAACAAGGTCCATCCAAGAGATTGAGCGGCTGTTGAAAAAATATGTCGATGACCGTGGCGTAATTGGCTGGGATCGATTCTTCGGTGAAGGCATTGTCAACGTTGCTTCATTCGATGAACGGCCAATTGTGAAAAATGAACCGCCCATCGTTCGCTTGAAGAAAACATCTTTCAACATCAATAAAGATGAAGAAATGACAGTTGATTTATCCCGTTATGTGACCGATCCTGAGGGAGATCCTTTAACTTTTTCAGCTGATTCCGGACAAATCAGCGAAAGCATGTTTCATTTTAAGACTGAAATGATTGGCCAACATACTGTGACGGTCTCAGTGACTGATGGAAAAAGCACACCCATTAATTTTACGTTATACATCATAGTAGAGGCTGTAGATAAAATTGAAATACCTGATGGAACTAAATCAAAACAATTTAAGACATTTCCTAAACAACTAGACACTGCTTTAGACACGGAGTGGAGCATTAAATTCAATCGAGAACTGACTGAACGCAACATCATCGATATCAAACTACTAAAAGGTGACAAAGAAGTTCCAATTTCGCTTACTTCTAATCTTAATGAAAAGGAAATTATTGTTTCTCCGGACAGACCATATGAACCTAAAATGAATTACCGGCTTCTGATTTTAGTGGAGAAAGGGAAAAGTTATCAAATGGAATTTGTGACAATAGATTAG